TGTATAAATGATCGTGAGTCAACTAATTATTAATATTGATTCATAAGTATCCAGTACCTTTAACGATCGTTCAATTCAATATCGATAAGAGAGATCTAGTAATGAATCTCTTTCTAGATTATCATGCGTTCATTTAATCGAACGTTTTAAAGTCGAACACATACCAACACTTTAATGCTTATATGTTATACGGCCTAGGAGAGTGAACCAAATTATTTTTGTTGTTCATATCCAATGTTACTAAAATAGCAAGTTTAGGGGTGATTCAGCCCTAAAATCCTAAACTCTTAAGCATGCACCCATAAGTGTGTGCGCATATAATAGTCATGATGGAAACATACTTAGAAACAGAAAAGAAAAAAAATAAATGTTATTGCTTAATTCTAGTAACTAAATTAAGGTTAAATTGTAAGGCAGCTGGCTTAACTCGAGTGCCTTTGGTTCTTTCGTGGGTAACTTAGCATGTACAAAACCCGGGGCTTAAGCGCGTGGGAGTCCTGGCGTTGGTAATTAAGATACACATATTCATCGTTGAATTACCAAAAAACTTTTACCAAATGTGTGGCTGTACGCGAGGGCATAACAAATTAGGAAATGAATATCTCATAATTGGCAAGTAATTAAGAAATTTTTATGTAAGGAAAAATAATTAAACAAATGGGACACATATTCCTTGGCTGTAGTTTACTAAATTTAAAAGAAGGATAAGCTAGCATGAAATATTTTTCCTTTTTCGTGGTTTTTGAATTTGGAATTCGTGTGTGTCATTTTTGGTGTCACATAATCCATTTTGGGTTATGAAGTAAATACATACGACCCTCAAATCCAGGTAATATCTATTGAAGTGCTTACCATAAAACCCATTATACTCTATTTATTGGTATTAATTATTCGGTTGGCAATTGAAGGAGCGATTGTTGATTTGTTCAAAGTTTTCTGTTTCAGTTAATAATGTCCTAGTTTCTAGGATTAACGTTAGCATTGATTCATTCAAAGTCTGTTACCATGTAGTTGTTATCATGGGCTGTATTTTCGTTTAAGTTGATAGGGTTTGTTATATTGTATGGCTATTTAAAGCCAGAGTTGTTATTCAATAAGATAAGTTATTCAAACCCAGTTTTTGCGTCTGAGTACTAGCTCTCTTGGTTCTCATTCCCAACAATCTGGTATCAGAGCCCCTACTGGGGCCTGAGATAAAGAAGCCGCAGCTCTTTTTTGAGTGATTTTGTGAGAAAGGTGAAGATGGCAGCAGAGTCGAGTAATTTTGCACAACCCTGCATCCCTAAGTTTGATGGGGATTATGAGCATTGGAGTATGNNNNNNNNNNNNNNNNNNNNNNNNNNNNNNNNNNNNNNNNNNNNNNNNNNNNNNNNNNNNNNNNNNNNNNNNNNNNNNNNNNNNNNNNNNNNNNNNNNNNNNNNNNNNNNNNNNNNNNNNNNNNNNNNNNNNNNNNNNNNNNNNNNNNNNNNNNNNNNNNNNNNNNNNNNNNNNNNNNNNNNNNNNNNNNNNNNNNNNNNNNNNNNNNNNNNNNNNNNNNNNNNNNNNNNNNNNNNNNNNNNNNNNNNNNNNNNNNNNNNNNNNNNNNNNNNNNNNNNNNNNNNNNNNNNNNNNNNNNNNNNNNNNNNNNNNNNNNNNNNNNNNNNNNNNNNNNNNNNNNNNNNNNNNNNNNNNNNNNNNNNNNNNNNNNNNNNNNNNNNNNNNNNNNNNNNNNNNNNNNNNNNNNNNNNNNNNNNNNNNNNNNNNNNNNNNNNNNNNNNNNNNNNNNNNNNNNNNNNNNNNNNNNNNNNNNNNNNNNNNNNNNNNNNNNNNNNNNNNNNNNNNNNNNNNNNNNNNNNNNNNNNNNNNNNNNNNNNNNNNNNNNNNNNNNNNNNNNNNNNNNNNNNNNNNNNNNNNNNNNNNNNNNNNNNNNNNNNNNNNNNNNNNNNNNNNNNNNNNNNNNNNNNNNNNNNNNNNNNNNNNNNNNNNNNNNNNNNNNNNNNNNNNNNNNNNNNNNNNNNNNNNNNNNNNNNNNNNNNNNNNNNNNNNNNNNNNNNNNNNNNNNNNNNNNNNNNNNNNNNNNNNNNNNNNNNNNNNNNNNNNNNNNNNNNNNNNNNNNNNNNNNNNNNNNNNNNNNNNNNNNNNNNNNNNNNNNNNNNNNNNNNNNNNNNNNNNNNNNNNNNNNNNNNNNNNNNNNNNNNNNNNNNNNNNNNNNNNNNNNNNNNNNNNNNNNNNNNNNNNNNNNNNNNNNNNNNNNNNNNNNNNNNNNNNNNNNNNNNNNNNNNNNNNNNNNNNNNNNNNNNNNNNNNNNNNNNNNNNNNNNNNNNNNNNNNNNNNNNNNNNNNNNNNNNNNNNNNNNNNNNNNNNNNNNNNNNNNNNNNNNNNNNNNNNNNNNNNNNNNNNNNNNNNNNNNNNNNNNNNNNNNNNNNNNNNNNNNNNNNNNNNNNNNNNNNNNNNNNNNNNNNNNNNNNNNNNNNNNNNNNNNNNNNNNNNNNNNNNNNNNNNNNNNNNNNNNNNNNNNNNNNNNNNNNNNNNNNNNNNNNNNNNNNNNNNNNNNNNNNNNNNNNNNNNNNNNNNNNNNNNNNNNNNNNNNNNNNNNNNNNNNNNNNNNNNNNNNNNNNNNNNNNNNNNNNNNNNNNNNNNNNNNNNNNNNNNNNNNNNNNNNNNNNNNNNNNNNNNNNNNNNNNNNNNNNNNNNNNNNNNNNNNNNNNNNNNNNNNNNNNNNNNNNNNNNNNNNNNNNNNNNNNNNNNNNNNNNNNNNNNNNNNNNNNNNNNNNNNNNNNNNNNNNNNNNNNNNNNNNNNNNNNNNNNNNNNNNNNNNNNNNNNNNNNNNNNNNNNNNNNNNNNNNNNNNNNNNNNNNNNNNNNNNNNNNNNNNNNNNNNNNNNNNNNNNNNNNNNNNNNNNNNNNNNNNNNNNNNNNNNNNNNNNNNNNNNNNNNNNNNNNNNNNNNNNNNNNNNNNNNNNNNNNNNNNNNNNNNNNNNNNNNNNNNNNNNNNNNNNNNNNNNNNNNNNNNNNNNNNNNNNNNNNNNNNNNNNNNNNNNNNNNNNNNNNNNNNNNNNNNNNNNNNNNNNNNNNNNNNNNNNNNNNNNNNNNNNNNNNNNNNNNNNNNNNNNNNNNNNNNNNNNNNNNNNNNNNNNNNNNNNNNNNNNNNNNNNNNNNNNNNNNNNNNNNNNNNNNNNNNNNNNNNNNNNNNNNNNNNNNNNNNNNNNNNNNNNNNNNNNNNNNNNNNNNNNNNNNNNNNNNNNNNNNNNNNNNNNNNNNNNNNNNNNNNNNNNNNNNNNNNNNNNNNNNNNNNNNNNNNNNNNNNNNNNNNNNNNNNNNNNNNNNNNNNNNNNNNNNNNNNNNNNNNNNNNNNNNNNNNNNNNNNNNNNNNNNNNNNNNNNNNNNNNNNNNNNNNNNNNNNNNNNNNNNNNNNNNNNNNNNNNNNNNNNNNNNNNNNNNNNNNNNNNNNNNNNNNNNNNNNNNNNNNNNNNNNNNNNNNNNNNNNNNNNNNNNNNNNNNNNNNNNNNNNNNNNNNNNNNNNNNNNNNNNNNNNNNNNNNNNNNNNNNNNNNNNNNNNNNNNNNNNNNNNNNNNNNNNNNNNNNNNNNNNNNNNNNNNNNNNNNNNNNNNNNNNNNNNNNNNNNNNNNNNNNNNNNNNNNNNNNNNNNNNNNNNNNNNNNNNNNNNNNNNNNNNNNNNNNNNNNNNNNNNNNNNNNNNNNNNNNNNNNNNNNNNNNNNNNNNNNNNNNNNNNNNNNNNNNNNNNNNNNNNNNNNNNNNNNNNNNNNNNNNNNNNNNNNNNNNNNNNNNNNNNNNNNNNNNNNNNNNNNNNNNNNNNNNNNNNNNNNNNNNNNNNNNNNNNNNNNNNNNNNNNNNNNNNNNNNNNNNNNNNNNNNNNNNNNNNNNNNNNNNNNNNNNNNNNNNNNNNNNNNNNNNNNNNNNNNNNNNNNNNNNNNNNNNNNNNNNNNNNNNNNNNNNNNNNNNNNNNNNNNNNNNNNNNNNNNNNNNNNNNNNNNNNNNNNNNNNNNNNNNNNNNNNNNNNNNNNNNNNNNNNNNNNNNNNNNNNNNNNNNNNNNNNNNNNNNNNNNNNNNNNNNNNNNNNNNNNNNNNNNNNNNNNNNNNNNNNNNNNNNNNNNNNNNNNNNNNNNNNNNNNNNNNNNNNNNNNNNNNNNNNNNNNNNNNNNNNNNNNNNNNNNNNNNNNNNNNNNNNNNNNNNNNNNNNNNNNNNNNNNNNNNNNNNNNNNNNNNNNNNNNNNNNNNNNNNNNNNNNNNNNNNNNNNNNNNNNNNNNNNNNNNNNNNNNNNNNNNNNNNNNNNNNNNNNNNNNNNNNNNNNNNNNNNNNNNNNNNNNNNNNNNNNNNNNNNNNNNNNNNNNNNNNNNNNNNNNNNNNNNNNNNNNNNNNNNNNNNNNNNNNNNNNNNNNNNNNNNNNNNNNNNNNNNNNNNNNNNNNNNNNNNNNNNNNNNNNNNNNNNNNNNNNNNNNNNNNNNNNNNNNNNNNNNNNNNNNNNNNNNNNNNNNNNNNNNNNNNNNNNNNNNNNNNNNNNNNNNNNNNNNNNNNNNNNNNNNNNNNNNNNNNNNNNNNNNNNNNNNNNNNNNNNNNNNNNNNNNNNNNNNNNNNNNNNNNNNNNNNNNNNNNNNNNNNNNNNNNNNNNNNNNNNNNNNNNNNNNNNNNNNNNNNNNNNNNNNNNNNNNNNNNNNNNNNNNNNNNNNNNNNNNNNNNNNNNNNNNNNNNNNNNNNNNNNNNNNNNNNNNNNNNNNNNNNNNNNNNNNNNNNNNNNNNNNNNNNNNNNNNNNNNNNNNNNNNNNNNNNNNNNNNNNNNNNNNNNNNNNNNNNNNNNNNNNNNNNNNNNNNNNNNNNNNNNNNNNNNNNNNNNNNNNNNNNNNNNNNNNNNNNNNNNNNNNNNNNNNNNNNNNNNNNNNNNNNNNNNNNNNNNNNNNNNNNNNNNNNNNNNNNNNNNNNNNNNNNNNNNNNNNNNNNNNNNNNNNNNNNNNNNNNNNNNNNNNNNNNNNNNNNNNNNNNNNNNNNNNNNNNNNNNNNNNNNNNNNNNNNNNNNNNNNNNNNNNNNNNNNNNNNNNNNNNNNNNNNNNNNNNNNNNNNNNNNNNNNNNNNNNNNNNNNNNNNNNNNNNNNNNNNNNNNNNNNNNNNNNNNNNNNNNNNNNNNNNNNNNNNNNNNNNNNNNNNNNNNNNNNNNNNNNNNNNNNNNNNNNNNNNNNNNNNNNNNNNNNNNNNNNNNNNNNNNNNNNNNNNNNNNNNNNNNNNNNNNNNNNNNNNNNNNNNNNNNNNNNNNNNNNNNNNNNNNNNNNNNNNNNNNNNNNNNNNNNNNNNNNNNNNNNNNNNNNNNNNNNNNNNNNNNNNNNNNNNNNNNNNNNNNNNNNNNNNNNNNNNNNNNNNNNNGGAAGTAATGATCAAGTAGCAGATGTAATGACCAAGCCTTTGAAGATTGATACTTTTCAGAAGCTTCGAGGATTGCTTGGAGTGTGCGACATTTCTGAGTTAAGCTAATTGCTTCACAGAAGTTAGCTTAAGGGAGGGATTGAAGGAGCGATTGTTGATTTGTTCAAAGTTTTCTGTTTCAGTTAATAATGTCCTAGTTTCTAGGATTAACGTTAGCATTGATTCATTCAAAGTCTGTTACCATGTGGTTGTTATCATGGGCTGTATTTTCGTTTAAGTTGATAGGGTTTGTTATATTGTATGGCTATTTAAAGCCAGAGTTGTTATTCAATAAGATAAGTTATTCAAACCCAGTTTTTGCGTCTGAGTACTAGCTCTCTTGGTTCTCATTCCCAACAGCAATGACGCCAGTAAATTTGTGGTGTGAGAAAGTTTACAAAAATCTACTATATCTTATGGTGAGAAAGTATGCTATTGCGCATTCACAAAAATCGAAGGGTAAGTTCATCTTCATCATTGCATATGATGGGTATAATAGTTAAAACTTGAACTTTCAAGTGCTTTGCAACGAGCTAGTTACCGACTTATATCGTTTCATCGCAAACAAAAAAACTTAAAATATCAATCGATAACCCAATCTAAAATGCTACATGTGTGACAGTGTGTACGTTAGGTAAAATTTTCATGCCTATATTTTTGGTTTAAAATATAAAAATATGGTGGAATCGTGAAAATAAAAAGTGATCGAACAAATTTTCAACTTTTACATACTCACAAAAACTGATGAAAACATCACTTTTCACTTTTCAATCCTCACAATGTAGAAAATATTGTCCAATACAATAATATTCTTCACTTCAAAGTTCACACTATCGAATGCATTTTCAACTCGAAGATACAATGAATCTCATTTTTTGATTCTTCAACCATATATATACATATATATATATATATGGATTTTCTCAGCTGCGGACGTCTGCGGATTTCCATTTTTACACCACTTTCCGATCGAATTTCCTCATCTCCACCGTCTAGTAACTAGATAATATTGTGTAGATCATCTCTGTAAAATTTCAGCCAATTTGGTGATCGTTAAGGCCTTCAAACTCGAAAAACAAATGGACGAACTGGATACTGTCCGGTTGTGTTCATACCAGAAAAACTCGAGTTTGAGGGCCTTAACGATCACCAAATTGGCTGAAATTATGCAGAGATAATCTACACAATATTATCTAGATACTACACGGTGGAGATGAGGAAATTCAATCGGAAAGTGGTGCAAAAATGGAAATCCACACCAAAACCGTTGGTGCGGACGTCCGCAACCAAGAAGGGCTATATATATATATATATATATNNNNNNNNNNNNNNNNNNNNTATTCTTTTCATAATCCTCTATGCTGGTATATGTAAATGTACTGTACATACATATATTACACCACAATAGATTAATTGCTATCTAATTACTTCGAATAAGGTGACAAATTTTCTTATGTTGCATTCAAAGAGAGGAAGCTTTTCGGATCAAAAAGTAAACGTGTGTGTGGATTCTCTTTGAAAGTTATCTCAAGAAGATGGAGTTGGCTAATTATATCAGATTTGGCTTTGCAGAAATGCTTGGCAAGTCTTTAACAAAAAAAAAAAAAAAAAGCTTGGCAATGGAATGGAGCAAAAATATTGTCATGAAATTAATAGTCAAAACATTCACCTCTTTTACAGATTGAGTCACTGAGATAAAAACTAAGCATATGCAGAAAGAGAATAATCTATTAATTAAAACACCAGCAAATACATAGAAGAAGAAATAACATTCATCATAACACAATCAGCTGCGAGAAAGTAAAGCTACAACTACTAATGTTCGACAAGGAAATTGAAACTAAACCAAACGACAACACTTGATGGAAACACATTTAGATCGAAAACATAACTAACAACTGAGATTGACACTCATCTGGCCTCTGTAACAAAACAAATTAAGGCCAATATTTAGTTCCTCCGAGGTCTAGGAAACCAGCTTGGAGTAACAGTAGTATAGTTCCTCGGTCCTGCTGGTACCGCTAATGGCTGGGGAGCTGCTCGAGGTGCTGGACCAATTGGAACTAGTGAAGCGGCAGGAACTGCCAGAGCAGCTGGAATCGGTGGAGCTATGACCAGTGAATTATACACGCTGTGAATGGCATACCGAAGCTTTCCATGCAACAGAGGATTGGAGTTCAAGTTCATCCTAATGAGTTCCAGCCTCTCCATCCTGTGGTACTGTGGTTCCCCGTAGAACAAGAAAGCTTCATGCATCCTACACATATATGAATCAAAAATCAAATCAAAATTATTTGTAGTACCTGAAGTAATTATACAGTGTATCATCTCACTCAAATACAACTTTTGATGTACGTCGATCTCGTGTGATCCTATACCTGAAGTTATGCATATTCACTAGAGTGTTGGCAAACCCTAGCAAATCTTTGTTGTAGACCGCCAATGGTTGAAGTTTCTCACGGATGATGACTCGAGCTTCCTCACGATTATTGCTGTGCACCAAATTATAAAGAATATTAACTGAGGTATAGCTAGTTTGAGTTTCAACAGTATATAAGGTGTTAATTAGTGATTTACTCGTTTAGGGCGGCCAAGAATTTGTGCCACCGGAGCTCAAATACGACATTGATTGTAAAATTATTGTCATGGACTCCGGTGAAGCCCGTCAGGTAGTCCTCCGCGGCTTCGAAGGCTCCACGAAGAAAACAGTCTTCAAAATAAGCCACATTAAAGAATAAACCAGATTCACGCTCCAGCCTAATATAAAAGAAACTGAATTAGTATTAGCAAATATATAACATGATTAACATCTAAGATGGCCAGTACGTGAACAGAATTTGGTTGAGTACTTAAAAGAAATTAACCCTACATTCTTGCGGATTCCTTCAGATTGATTCTGTCGAGATATTGAACAATAGAGTCAATCGCATCTCTCTGTGCGTTGGGAACAACCATTTTCTTTTCAACAGATCTGTACCATTTCCACAAAAATCAACCAAAACGTACGAGCCAAAGATAACCAGAATAAATTTCATATTCACATCAGAAATTACAGAAATATCAGATCTTAGATAGAATTTGAAACTTTGAATAATGTCTATGTAACATATATGATTTCAGAAGATCTCATGGAAGGATCCCTCATGGAAATTAATCCAGTCTAGACTCTAGACTAGCTAGTACATGAACTCATAAACTCGTTTAATAGGAAAGATATAGAGCTTAATTATACTACCTGAAAAAGCAGACGCTCTCAGAATCAGAAGGGAAAACTAGAGCTGGAATTGTTCCGACTTAAACTCGGTGAGAATTTGTGTCTCTCATTAGCTTGGCTGCTTCTGTCTGTGAATTATGTGATGGTTAGCTATGGGGAAGTGTAAATTTACATAGAAGCGGGGAAGCGGCGAAGGGTATCATGGCCAACATAGGTTTTTTAGCTGGGGCCGAGGTAAGGTTTTGTACCTGCGTCAGACTCAACAAAGGCGTTTGCAAACACGCGCGCTGTTCAAAAAGGGGCCAATGGATTAGATAACAAAATCTGTGTCATTGCATGTAGAAGATAGAATGATAATTAAGATTAGCCTAATATTTTAGTTAATAAGTTTTACATAGGTTTATATTATATCATGCAACTAATTATAATGTAACGAGCTTAAAAGTTAAGCATATTTAGATGAAAGACAGATAAATTTTCAAAAGCATATGTAGTATGTAAATATTATGTTAGATGTATATAGGGTTTGGGTTAAGTCTCACGCGCGCACGTGGAATTTAAGAAGCGAATGAAGTGCTAACGCGTGTGAAGATAACAAGTCCCATACGTTTTAGTTAACATAAAAACTACACAATAATTCAATTAGTTCCTCATTGTTCATTGAATGATTATTAATTTCAAAGATTCGAAATCAGTTAAAGCAAACAAGACAGTGCGTCAATGATTGAAGACGAAGTACATGCTTTAAATTAACTAGTAAAATTCTAAACCTAAAACGAAGATCATCATGTCGAGAACATTCACGGTAAATACTACGCGAGAACAATCAAGTTGAACTCTAAATAAGCAGGTCTAACTTTTTGGTCTGAAAGCAGGTCTAGCTAGATAATAAAATTTCCTAGTCAACCATTAGTACCTCGGATCTACTAGGACCAAAATTATCAGGTTTGTTGTCAAATTTTAGTATGTATGCAACCCTCCAAATCATAACAGTAACATTTTATTTTCATTTTCACCAAGAGAAATGGTAAAAGTAAAAGATGAAGAAAAGGAAAGAGTGTACGCCGCACGCGCGTGAGTCTAACAGCATAAGAACATTAGGATACAAAGTAAAACGCAATTAAAGGGTCTCATTCTGGGTTGTCATATATTGTGCTCTTATTCAATTTATTTGACTGGGTTCATGTATGAACTCAATTAAGGGTCTCTTCTTGCAAGATAACTGACATTATTTGAAAGCCGCTCTGGCACAGCAGGTATTTGAAAATATTTGAATTTGATGCCTCCCAGAATTTTACGTTATACAAAATAATCAACTCTTAGTTGGTAATTTTCAATAATGATGAACTGTGAACTTCGTTATATCATTTATATGAACAAACAGACAAACTTTATCTGCCAAGTTTTACATGCACAGGGGGAAGAAAGAAAGAGATATATTACCGTTTATTACTACGCATGGCTCATGTGTGTGACAAAAAAATCCAGTTGAATTTGATGTCATTCGTACGTGGATGAACAGAAAGAGAATGAAATACATTCATGATTTCTTGTCATATATGGGATGCAATTTGTATGATATTGGCTGCATTTGAATAATTAAAGTGGCGAAAACAAATTTCCTTGCTAATTTCAAATTTCCTTTTTAACGTTTTGAATCCATTTTAGCATTGTAAGAAAATCTGAGGTCTATTCAACTTTACTCTGACCAGCATGTACGTCCAAGTCATGTTTTTTCTAATTTCTATCGTTGATAACTAACGATTCCTTTTTCTTTTGTCTGAATTCTGAACCATTTCTTTGTCAGAGTTTGTTAATTTGCTGGATATCCTAGCCTTGTTTGCTTGTATGGTTTTTTTGTTTTTGTTTTTGTTACGGAAATGAATAAATTCATAGAATGAAAATTGATACTACCATAAGAAGCCAAGCTAGAACACAATGATAGTTAGATAGAGCTTCATCATAGTGTTGAAACCACATACGGCCACACCAGAAGGCTTTCTAGCTAGCATGTAAAAACTAAAAAGTAAATAAGCATACTCTGTGTCGCAGTGACTACAATGAATCACCAAGATACTAGAAATTAAAATGGACATAAAAACGAGAATCAATCAACGACGGGTAGCAGATGGAGCTGCACGAGGATCCACTCTGGAGTTGTTCCGCCGACCCCGTCCCCGTGGTCGACCTCGGTTTCGCCTGGGAGCCTCCGCCGAAGTAGCAGGTATCTCTGGCTGCAGATTCACCGGAACAAGGTACAAAGCTGGGAATGGTGTGGAGCTCCGAGCAGCTTCAGTAGTACTTGGACCTGCTGGCGCCGGAGGTGGCGGCAAAGCTGGGAATGGTGTGGATGGATGCACAATCTTGCCTTTTAGAGACGGATTAGCCTCTATGTTTGTACGGACTTCCTCCATTAGTTTCAGCCTTGCTTCTCCAAGGTCCTTGAGTCCTTTCAGCTCGTCTCTACACGTACGTATATAATTAATGGCAAAAACCAAAATTAATTACTTCATCACACTTATTATTATTATAAACCTGAAATTAGCCGCAGCTAGGATCTTGGCAGCATAATCTTTGATAAGATGGAGGAAATGATCATTCAGTTCTTCCCTTAGAATTCTTCGAGCTCTTTGACGTTGTTTTCTGGGCATCACCGCAATATGTAAATATATTTATAATTAATAATAGCAATGCTAATTAACACAGTGGGATACGTATATCGTAAATTCAAGTTTGAAGAATTATTACAAATCTAGAGCTTGGAGGAACTTGTGCCATCGAATGTCAAAGAAGAGAATAGTCGAATTATCATTGTCATCTATGGATGTAAAGCCGCTAAGATAAGCTTCAGCTTCTTCAAGATCTCCTCCAACAAAGCAATCTTCGAAATACTTGTAATTGAAAAACAAGCCCGAATGGCGCTCCAAACTACACATGCACATATAATCAATATTTTGGTGACTAATAAATTTCAAACTTATGAATATATCATTGAGACAACAAAATATTAAAAGAAAATGATAAATATCAATGATTGGTAGTCATTAGCGAACTAGCCCTAGGAGAATTTTATAAACTGGATATATAGCAAAAGTGCAGACCTTCTTGCAGCTGCACCGAGATTGGAACCGTCAAGATAACGGATCGTCAATCCGATGGTGCTCCGGTGAGTATCATCAGCTGACCTCTCTGTTACGTGTGCCAAAATTAGAAGATAATATCAGACAAATATATACACTATTTAAGGGATCTACATGAGCAGAAACTGATAGCTTTTGAGAATTCAGAAATGGAAATCGCAAAACCAGCTGAATTCCTGAATATATGACTTGTACGTACTTTCACCAAAAGCCATTTCTGATAGGGGATTGTAATAAGAAACGAACAAAGCAAAAGGAAAGGTTGGACTGGGGAGTCTCTCAGTGGCTCGAACACTGAGATGAAATTGCTCGGGTCTATTTTCAGGAATTTCAGCTACTCGTTCGCTGTATGAAATGGTTCGGCAAACGATCGATGAATTTATAGGACTGGCGGCCGAGGGTTTCTCGTGACCAAAGGGAAAATTACACCCACAGAATCATCAGGGGGGCGCTTGTGGACACACGCGCTCTGCATAATGGGAAATTATGCGCGACTATAGTGCAAGCGTTATCATTCTCTTCTCATGCACCTTCACTTGATAACCACTAGATTGAACATCGAAGTTACACAGGATGTATATTGTGAATTGTAAAAAGTAGTACAAAAGACATATGAGTAGCGCATTGTGTTAACAAAAAAAAAATCAAAAATTTCAACATCTTTACATACAGAAGATAAGCAGGGTAAAATATCCTAACCATTGAAGTGGATATTTGTTTGTTAATTCTTAGTGACTTATATACGAATCATGAAATTTTACTGAGGAATTTGTAGTTTGGAAGATTTTTCTTAAATTTGAACAGTTGAGATTTATGAGAAATGTACAAGTACATTTGCTTAATCATTAAGTTTGTGTATTTAATCACTCTTGCATGTGTCGCGTGATGTTTACGCCTTAATAATTGAGTTTGTGTATTTAATCACTCTTGCATGTGTCGCGTGATGTTTACGCTTAGGAGACGCGTGAAAAGATTAAAAATCATGATAGTATATAACAACATCGTCACTTATTATTACAAGTTCAATATATTTAGAGATATTATTACAAGTTCAATATATTTAGAGATATACTTATGAGGATTTGTAATCATTGCAAGTAATTAAATGTCGATTGGCTAACAATTTATATGAGTTTGTTGAAGTCGCCAGTAACTTTAACTTAAGACACATGGCTAACTAGCTAGTTGAAGAACTAAGGAAAGCACGGTTCAAATAAACGACTACATTAGAAAGTACAAATTATATCATCCTAGCTACGTATATCACAAATACGAATTCATCATACATTCCAAACTATGAATTCATCCTACATTACAAACTATATCATCCTACATTACAAGCTATGAATTCATCCGATCCTACATTACAAACTATGAATGTATGAACTCAATTCCAATTGTTTTTTCGTTGGAAATGTAATCAATCACAATAACATGTAAAAAGGTGTACTTTTTTCTTATTCTAATTATAACAATAATAATTTATAAAGAAAAAGAAAAGGACATTGTAGAGTCCATGGTAGTTTGTGTGGGTTCGATTCCAGAGTAACATT
The window above is part of the Fragaria vesca subsp. vesca linkage group LG2, FraVesHawaii_1.0, whole genome shotgun sequence genome. Proteins encoded here:
- the LOC101291121 gene encoding topless-related protein 2-like, which produces MVVPNAQRDAIDSIVQYLDRINLKESARMLERESGLFFNVAYFEDCFLRGAFEAAEDYLTGFTGVHDNNFTINVVFELRWHKFLAALNDNNREEARVIIREKLQPLAVYNKDLLGFANTLVNMHNFRMHEAFLFYGEPQYHRMERLELIRMNLNSNPLLHGKLRYAIHSVYNSLVIAPPIPAALAVPAASLVPIGPAPRAAPQPLAVPAGPRNYTTVTPSWFPRPRRN